A part of Escherichia marmotae genomic DNA contains:
- a CDS encoding putative phage tail protein produces the protein MAVTPYQTAFLQLLPSGLAWNKSPDSKLSALAQAISDVIATAADDARQMLRERFPSTSRWYLGEWESFLGLPDCTSENGTLSERQRAAANKMRMTGNLSRRFYEWLAAQYGFTVRLTDSTEGQWVTQVNIYGIKNYRNATVLDNVLTPLRVYESGALECLLEKYKPAHQIYKFVYHDGDN, from the coding sequence ATGGCTGTAACACCATATCAGACGGCCTTTCTGCAATTACTGCCGTCAGGGCTTGCCTGGAATAAAAGCCCCGACAGCAAATTATCTGCGCTGGCGCAGGCCATCAGCGACGTGATTGCCACTGCGGCGGATGATGCGCGGCAAATGCTGCGGGAGCGTTTCCCGTCCACATCCCGCTGGTATCTGGGGGAGTGGGAATCATTTCTGGGGTTGCCGGACTGTACCAGCGAAAACGGCACCCTGTCAGAACGCCAGCGGGCTGCCGCAAATAAAATGCGTATGACCGGCAATCTGAGTAGGCGCTTTTATGAATGGCTGGCTGCGCAGTACGGTTTTACCGTCAGGCTGACGGATTCCACAGAAGGCCAGTGGGTTACGCAGGTCAATATTTACGGTATTAAAAATTATCGCAACGCAACGGTGCTGGATAATGTTCTGACGCCGTTACGTGTTTATGAATCGGGTGCGCTGGAATGTTTACTGGAGAAATATAAACCCGCACATCAGATTTATAAATTTGTTTACCATGACGGAGATAACTAA
- a CDS encoding phage tail protein, which yields MFYIDNDSGVTVMPPVSAQRSAIVRWFSEGDGNNVITWPGMDWFNIVQAELLNTLEEAGIQPDKTKLNQLALSIKAIMSNNALLIKNNLSEIKTAGASAQRTARENLDIYDASLNKKGLVQLTSATDSPSETLAATAKAVKIAMDNANARLAKDRNGADIPNKPLFIQNLGLQETVNKAGNAVQKTGDTLSGGLTFENDSILAWIRNTDWAKIGFKNDADSDTDSYMWFETGDNGNEYFKWRSKQSTTTKDLMNLKWDALYVLVNAIVNGEVISKSANGLRIAYGNYGFFIRNDGSNTYFMLTNSGDNMGTYNGLRPLWINNATGAVSMGRGLNVSGETLSDRFAINSSNGMWIQMRDNNAIFGKNIVNTDSAQALLRQNHADRKFMIGGLGNKQFGIYMINNSRTANGTDGQAYMDNNGNWLCGAQVIPGNYGNFDSRYVKDVRLGSQQYYGVNNWQTWNFQCPSGHVLSGINVQDTGSNSADNIAGVYYRPVQKYINGTWYNVASV from the coding sequence ATGTTTTATATTGATAACGACAGCGGCGTAACCGTCATGCCGCCCGTATCCGCCCAGCGTAGTGCTATCGTTCGCTGGTTTTCAGAAGGTGATGGGAATAATGTTATCACATGGCCCGGCATGGACTGGTTTAATATTGTGCAGGCGGAGTTATTAAACACGCTGGAAGAAGCCGGTATTCAACCGGATAAAACAAAATTAAACCAGCTTGCACTGTCCATTAAAGCCATTATGAGCAATAACGCGCTGCTGATAAAAAATAACCTCAGCGAAATTAAAACTGCCGGGGCATCAGCACAGCGTACAGCACGTGAAAATCTGGATATCTATGATGCCAGCCTGAACAAAAAAGGACTCGTTCAGCTAACCAGTGCCACTGACAGCCCCAGTGAAACGCTGGCAGCCACCGCAAAAGCGGTGAAAATTGCGATGGATAATGCCAATGCCCGTCTGGCAAAAGACCGGAACGGAGCAGATATTCCCAATAAGCCGCTGTTTATCCAAAACCTTGGTTTACAGGAAACGGTAAACAAGGCTGGTAACGCCGTTCAAAAGACAGGCGATACCTTGTCCGGCGGACTTACTTTTGAAAACGACTCAATCCTTGCCTGGATTCGGAATACTGACTGGGCAAAGATTGGATTTAAAAATGATGCCGACAGCGACACTGATTCATACATGTGGTTTGAAACAGGCGACAACGGCAATGAATATTTCAAATGGAGAAGCAAACAAAGCACCACAACAAAAGACCTGATGAATCTTAAATGGGATGCTTTGTATGTTCTTGTCAATGCCATTGTAAATGGCGAAGTCATATCAAAATCAGCAAACGGCCTACGTATTGCTTATGGTAATTACGGATTCTTTATTCGTAATGATGGTTCAAATACATACTTCATGTTGACAAACTCCGGTGACAACATGGGCACTTATAACGGATTAAGGCCATTATGGATTAATAACGCTACTGGCGCTGTTTCGATGGGGCGTGGCCTTAATGTTTCAGGGGAGACACTTTCAGACCGTTTTGCTATTAACAGCAGTAATGGTATGTGGATTCAGATGCGCGATAACAACGCTATCTTTGGGAAAAATATAGTTAACACTGATAGCGCTCAGGCGTTGCTTCGCCAGAATCACGCCGACCGAAAGTTCATGATAGGTGGACTGGGAAATAAGCAATTTGGCATCTACATGATTAATAACTCAAGGACAGCCAATGGTACCGATGGTCAGGCGTACATGGATAATAACGGGAACTGGCTTTGCGGTGCGCAAGTTATTCCCGGCAACTATGGCAATTTTGACTCCAGATATGTGAAAGATGTTCGACTTGGTTCACAGCAATATTATGGAGTGAACAACTGGCAAACATGGAATTTCCAGTGCCCGTCAGGTCATGTATTGTCTGGTATTAATGTTCAGGATACAGGGTCCAACTCTGCCGATAATATAGCGGGCGTTTATTACAGACCCGTTCAAAAGTATATAAATGGCACCTGGTATAATGTAGCGAGCGTTTAA
- a CDS encoding tail fiber assembly protein encodes MMHLKNIKAGNAKTLEQYELTKKHGVIWLYSEDEKNWYEEVKNFQPDTIKIVYDENNIIVAITKDASTLNPEGFSVVEVPDITANRRADDSGKWMFKDGAVVKRIYTADEQQQQAESQKAALLSEAESIIQPLERAVRLNMATDEERTRLEAWERYSVLVSRVDTAKPEWPQKRACT; translated from the coding sequence ATGATGCACTTAAAGAACATAAAAGCGGGTAACGCTAAAACACTGGAGCAGTATGAGTTAACAAAGAAGCACGGAGTCATCTGGCTTTACTCTGAGGACGAAAAAAACTGGTATGAGGAAGTGAAAAACTTTCAGCCAGACACAATAAAGATTGTTTACGATGAAAATAATATTATTGTCGCCATCACCAAAGATGCATCCACGCTTAACCCTGAAGGTTTTAGCGTCGTTGAGGTTCCCGATATAACGGCCAATCGTCGGGCCGATGATTCCGGTAAGTGGATGTTTAAGGACGGAGCTGTGGTTAAACGGATTTATACGGCAGACGAACAGCAACAACAGGCCGAATCACAAAAGGCCGCGTTACTTTCCGAAGCAGAAAGCATTATTCAGCCACTGGAACGCGCTGTCAGGCTGAATATGGCGACGGATGAGGAACGTACACGACTGGAAGCCTGGGAACGCTACAGCGTTCTGGTCAGCCGCGTGGATACGGCAAAGCCAGAATGGCCACAAAAACGAGCCTGTACATAG